The proteins below are encoded in one region of Pseudomonas entomophila L48:
- the sigX gene encoding RNA polymerase sigma factor SigX, which yields MRYDPRELTDEELVARSHEELFHVTRAYEELMRRYQRTLFNVCARYLGNDRDADDVCQEVMLKVLYGLKNFEGKSKFKTWLYSITYNECITQYRKERRKRRLMDALSLDPVEEASEDTAPKPEEKGGLDKWLVHVNPIDREILVLRFVAELEFQEIADIMHMGLSATKMRYKRALDKLREKFAGLAET from the coding sequence ATGCGCTATGACCCCCGGGAGCTCACCGACGAGGAGTTGGTGGCGCGTTCGCATGAGGAGCTGTTTCACGTTACCCGCGCCTATGAGGAACTCATGCGGCGCTACCAGCGGACCCTGTTCAACGTCTGCGCGCGCTACCTGGGGAACGATCGGGATGCCGACGATGTCTGTCAGGAGGTGATGTTGAAGGTGCTGTACGGGCTGAAGAACTTCGAGGGCAAATCGAAGTTCAAGACCTGGCTCTACAGCATCACCTACAACGAATGCATCACCCAGTACCGCAAGGAGCGTCGCAAACGAAGGCTGATGGATGCCCTGAGCCTGGACCCTGTCGAAGAGGCGTCCGAGGACACGGCACCGAAGCCTGAAGAAAAGGGCGGGCTGGATAAATGGCTGGTGCATGTGAACCCGATCGACCGGGAAATCCTGGTGCTGCGATTTGTCGCGGAGCTGGAATTCCAGGAGATCGCGGACATCATGCACATGGGCCTGAGCGCCACGAAAATGCGCTACAAGCGCGCGCTCGACAAGCTTAGAGAGAAATTTGCAGGCCTGGCTGAAACTTAG
- a CDS encoding mechanosensitive ion channel family protein — MELDLWTQSLVTAMTALWTKVANFIPNLFGALVVVLLGFVVAKLLDTLLSKVLAKFGLDRLMSGTGLTKMLARVGIQVPISTLIGKIVYWFVLLIFLVSAAESLGLERVSATLDMLALYLPKVFGAALVLLAGVLLAQLVNGLVRGAAEGIGLEYAAGVGRIAQGLVIIISISVAISQLEVKTDLLNHVIVIGLITVGLAVALAMGLGSREIAGQILAGIYVRELYQVGQQVRIGEVEGHIEEIGTVKTTLLTDDGELVSFSNRVLLEQRVNSR; from the coding sequence ATGGAACTCGATCTCTGGACCCAGAGCCTGGTCACCGCCATGACCGCCCTTTGGACCAAGGTGGCGAACTTCATCCCCAACCTGTTCGGTGCACTGGTCGTGGTGCTGCTCGGCTTCGTCGTGGCCAAGCTGCTCGACACCTTGCTCTCCAAGGTGCTCGCCAAGTTCGGCCTCGACCGGCTGATGAGCGGCACCGGGCTGACCAAGATGCTGGCCCGGGTTGGTATTCAGGTGCCGATTTCGACGCTGATTGGCAAGATCGTCTACTGGTTCGTGCTGCTGATCTTCCTGGTCTCTGCCGCTGAATCGCTGGGGCTGGAGCGGGTCTCGGCGACCCTCGACATGCTTGCCCTGTACCTGCCCAAGGTGTTCGGCGCGGCGCTGGTGCTGCTGGCCGGCGTGCTCCTGGCGCAATTGGTCAACGGGCTGGTGCGCGGCGCCGCCGAAGGTATTGGCCTGGAATACGCCGCAGGCGTCGGGCGTATCGCCCAGGGCCTGGTGATCATCATCAGCATCTCGGTGGCGATCAGCCAGCTGGAGGTCAAGACCGACCTGCTGAACCATGTCATCGTCATCGGATTGATTACCGTTGGTCTGGCCGTTGCCCTGGCAATGGGCCTGGGCAGCCGTGAAATTGCCGGGCAGATCCTGGCTGGAATCTATGTGCGTGAGCTGTATCAAGTAGGCCAGCAGGTGCGTATTGGCGAGGTCGAGGGGCACATCGAGGAGATCGGCACGGTCAAGACGACCCTGCTGACCGATGATGGCGAATTAGTGTCGTTTTCTAACCGTGTGCTGCTCGAGCAGCGCGTAAATAGCCGCTAA